One region of Mycolicibacterium rhodesiae NBB3 genomic DNA includes:
- the pks13 gene encoding polyketide synthase Pks13 (Pks13 is a key enzyme in mycolic acid biosynthesis.) — protein MADTQDDSQQQPETPAVPAARTDVSVPELREWMRNWVANATGQSPDSINENAPLIELGMASRDAVAMASDIEDYTGVVVTATMAFRHPTIESLATVIVEGEPEPEISDDEDWTREVDEDIANIAIVGIATRFPGDMNTAAQTWQALLEGRSGISDLPEGRWEEFLAEPRIAERVAKARTRGGYLSDIKGFDAEFFALSKMEADNIDPQQRMALELTWEALEDAHIPASSLRGEKVAVYIGSSNNDYQFLAVSDPTVAHPYAITGTTSSIIANRVSYFYDFRGPSMAIDTACSSSLVAAHQGVAALRAGEADVAVVGGVNALITPLVTIGFDEVGGVLAPDGLIKSFSSDADGYARSEGGGMLIFKRLADARRDGDEIYAVIAGSAVNHDGRSNGMLAPNPDAQAEVLRTAYKDAGINPRDVDYIEAHGTGTILGDPIEADALGRVVGRGRPADRPVLLGAVKSNVGHLESAAGAASLAKMALALRNDKIPPSINYAGPNPYIDFEAERLKVADTVTDWPRYSGHAITGVSGFGFGGANAHLVLREVLPSDLVEPEADDTVVEATTAPSEATAVYVGGVRMDEYGEFIDDEPLARRESDDDDYGDDAAVAHHHADDEPELPGLTDEAKRLIEAAREELESGEQPIALVPLAVSGFLTSRKKATAAELADWIDSPEGRASSLESIGRSLSRRNHGRSRAVVLARDHDEAIKGLRAVAEGKQHPSVFSADGPVTNGPVWVLAGFGAQHRKMAKSLYLRNETFAQWINKVDALVQDERGHSIVEMILDDAIDYTDETCQYPIEVVQLVIFGIQVALGELLKAHGAKPAAVIGQSLGEAAAAYFAGGLSLEDATRAISSRAHLMGEGEAMLFGEWIRLMALVEYSVDEIDTVFADFKDLEACVYAAPTQTVIGGPPEQVDAIIARAESEGKFARKFQTKGASHTSQMDPLLGELAAELQGIEPRPLQMAYFSTVHEGQLIRAGGEPIHDVDYWKKGLRHSVYFTQGIRNAVDNGHTTFLELAPNPVALMQVGLTTADAGLYDAQLIATLARKQDEVDSMTTAMAQLFVYGHDLDFRTLFEKGSYAEIPPTRFKRKPHWLDVRFTGDASVMMPGNHVAMPDGRHVWEFAPKGQPDLAALVKSAAAQVLPDSKLVASEQRAVPGDGSRLVTTLTRHPGGASVQVHARIDESFTLVYDAVVSRDGAASALPAAVATGSVVAELGPRAELRGVPAASVVDEPDDSAEILQDNLTAGAGLAAGFAKWSPDTGETIGQRLGAIVGGAMGYEPEDLPWEVPLIELGLDSLMAVRIKNRVEYDFDLPPIQLTAVRDANLYAVEKLIQYAIEHRDEVDELAESQKGQTAEEIAAAQAELMGGATTVAELEAKLAEAGHPIAAEAAEATEAPEATEATKAEATQTAAEAIATDAVESQVSPPIPPPPTDPRGPSAAGPSQSTVAAASMGPRAERRGVLTQEAVTEALGSDVPPRDAAERVTFATWAIVTGKSPGGIFNELPKVDDETAVKIAERLTERVDEGTVTADDVRAAKTVEALAMTVRDYLEGGKVDGFVRTLRAPKEGSNEIPVFVFHAAGGSTVVYEPLLKRLPPGTPMYGIERVEGSIEERAREYVPKLMEINTWASEVTGEKRVRPFILAGWSLGGVLAYACAIGLKEAGADVRFVGLIDAVRPGEPILQTKEETRKRWDRYARFAERTFNVEVPEIPYEELEALDDEGQVRFVLDVVSQAGVQIPGGIIEHQRTSYLDQRAIDLAEIQPYDGHVTLYMADRYHDDAIYFEPAYATRKPDGGWGEFVSDLEVVHIGGEHIQAIDEPYIAKVGAHMSEALGRIQSEATVAEAAYEDQEKQAK, from the coding sequence ATGGCTGACACACAGGACGATTCGCAGCAGCAACCCGAGACCCCGGCCGTTCCGGCTGCCCGCACCGACGTCTCGGTGCCCGAGCTTCGCGAGTGGATGCGCAACTGGGTGGCCAACGCAACGGGTCAGTCGCCCGACTCGATCAACGAGAACGCACCGCTGATCGAGTTGGGGATGGCCTCCCGCGACGCGGTCGCGATGGCCAGCGATATCGAGGACTACACCGGAGTCGTCGTCACGGCCACCATGGCGTTCCGGCACCCGACGATCGAGTCGCTGGCGACGGTCATCGTCGAGGGTGAGCCGGAACCCGAGATCTCCGACGACGAGGACTGGACGCGCGAGGTCGATGAGGACATCGCGAACATAGCCATTGTGGGTATCGCCACGCGCTTCCCCGGTGACATGAACACCGCCGCGCAGACGTGGCAGGCACTGCTCGAAGGGCGCAGCGGTATCAGCGATCTGCCCGAGGGTCGCTGGGAGGAGTTCCTCGCCGAGCCTCGGATCGCCGAGCGGGTGGCCAAGGCCCGCACCCGTGGCGGTTATCTGTCCGACATCAAGGGTTTCGACGCCGAGTTCTTCGCCCTGTCGAAGATGGAAGCCGACAACATCGATCCGCAGCAGCGGATGGCGCTCGAACTGACTTGGGAGGCACTGGAAGACGCGCACATCCCGGCGTCGAGTCTGCGCGGGGAAAAGGTTGCGGTCTACATCGGGTCGTCGAACAACGACTACCAGTTTCTGGCCGTCTCGGATCCGACGGTCGCCCACCCCTACGCCATCACCGGCACGACGAGTTCGATCATCGCGAACCGGGTGTCGTACTTCTACGATTTCCGCGGCCCGTCGATGGCGATCGACACCGCGTGCTCGAGTTCATTGGTCGCCGCGCACCAGGGTGTGGCGGCACTGCGCGCAGGTGAGGCCGACGTCGCCGTGGTCGGCGGCGTCAACGCGTTGATCACACCGCTGGTGACCATCGGCTTCGACGAGGTCGGCGGCGTGCTCGCACCAGACGGTCTGATCAAGTCCTTCTCCTCCGACGCCGACGGTTACGCCCGTTCCGAGGGCGGCGGCATGCTGATCTTCAAGCGGCTCGCCGACGCCCGCCGCGACGGCGACGAGATCTACGCCGTGATCGCAGGCAGCGCCGTCAATCACGACGGCCGTTCCAACGGCATGCTGGCGCCAAACCCCGACGCGCAGGCCGAGGTGTTGCGCACGGCGTACAAGGACGCGGGCATCAACCCGCGCGACGTCGACTACATCGAGGCGCACGGCACCGGAACCATCCTCGGCGACCCGATCGAGGCCGATGCGCTCGGCCGCGTCGTAGGCAGGGGTCGGCCGGCCGACCGGCCTGTATTGCTCGGCGCAGTGAAATCCAATGTGGGACACCTGGAGTCGGCTGCGGGGGCGGCCAGCCTCGCAAAGATGGCGCTCGCGCTGCGCAACGACAAGATTCCGCCGTCGATCAACTACGCCGGCCCCAACCCGTACATCGACTTCGAGGCGGAGCGCCTGAAGGTCGCCGACACCGTCACCGACTGGCCGCGCTACAGCGGACACGCGATCACCGGTGTCTCCGGCTTCGGATTCGGCGGCGCCAACGCGCACCTCGTGCTGCGCGAGGTACTGCCGTCCGATCTCGTCGAACCCGAAGCGGACGACACCGTCGTCGAGGCGACGACCGCACCATCGGAAGCCACCGCCGTCTACGTCGGCGGTGTCCGGATGGACGAGTACGGAGAGTTCATCGACGATGAGCCGCTTGCGCGAAGAGAATCAGACGACGACGACTACGGAGACGACGCCGCCGTCGCCCACCACCACGCAGACGACGAACCCGAACTGCCCGGCTTGACCGACGAGGCCAAGCGCCTGATCGAGGCCGCCCGCGAGGAACTCGAGTCCGGCGAACAACCGATTGCGCTTGTGCCGCTGGCGGTCTCGGGATTCCTGACGTCGCGTAAGAAGGCAACGGCCGCCGAGCTCGCCGACTGGATCGACAGCCCGGAAGGTCGCGCCTCGTCGCTGGAGTCGATCGGGCGGTCGCTGTCGCGTCGCAACCACGGTCGTTCACGCGCCGTCGTGCTCGCCCGCGATCACGACGAGGCGATCAAGGGCCTGCGTGCCGTCGCCGAAGGTAAGCAGCATCCAAGCGTCTTCAGCGCGGACGGACCCGTCACCAATGGCCCCGTATGGGTGCTGGCCGGTTTCGGTGCTCAGCATCGCAAGATGGCCAAGAGTCTGTACCTGCGCAATGAGACGTTCGCTCAATGGATCAACAAGGTCGACGCGCTTGTGCAGGACGAGCGGGGGCACTCGATCGTCGAAATGATCCTCGACGACGCCATCGACTACACCGACGAGACGTGTCAGTACCCGATCGAAGTCGTCCAGTTGGTCATCTTCGGTATCCAGGTCGCGCTCGGCGAACTGCTCAAGGCCCACGGCGCGAAACCCGCTGCGGTGATCGGCCAGTCGCTCGGTGAGGCCGCGGCCGCGTACTTTGCGGGCGGACTGTCGCTGGAGGATGCCACCCGCGCCATCAGCTCGCGTGCCCACCTGATGGGTGAGGGCGAGGCGATGCTCTTCGGCGAGTGGATCCGCCTGATGGCGTTGGTCGAATACTCCGTCGACGAAATCGACACCGTGTTCGCCGATTTCAAGGACCTCGAAGCGTGCGTGTACGCCGCGCCCACCCAGACCGTCATCGGCGGTCCGCCCGAACAGGTCGACGCGATCATCGCGCGCGCCGAATCGGAGGGGAAGTTCGCCCGCAAGTTCCAGACGAAGGGCGCGAGCCACACCTCGCAGATGGACCCGCTGCTCGGCGAGCTCGCCGCGGAACTTCAGGGCATCGAGCCGCGTCCGCTGCAGATGGCCTACTTCTCGACCGTGCACGAGGGTCAGCTGATCCGTGCCGGCGGTGAACCGATCCACGACGTGGATTACTGGAAGAAGGGCCTGCGGCACAGCGTCTACTTCACGCAGGGCATCCGCAACGCCGTCGACAACGGCCATACGACTTTCCTCGAGCTGGCGCCGAATCCGGTTGCGCTGATGCAGGTTGGCCTGACCACCGCTGACGCCGGTCTTTACGACGCGCAGCTGATCGCGACGCTGGCCCGCAAGCAGGACGAGGTCGACTCGATGACCACGGCGATGGCCCAGCTGTTCGTGTACGGCCACGACCTGGACTTCAGGACCCTGTTCGAGAAGGGCTCCTACGCCGAGATCCCGCCCACGCGCTTCAAGCGCAAGCCGCACTGGCTCGACGTCCGTTTCACCGGTGACGCCTCGGTGATGATGCCGGGCAACCATGTCGCGATGCCTGACGGCAGGCATGTCTGGGAATTCGCTCCGAAGGGCCAGCCTGACCTCGCGGCATTGGTGAAATCCGCTGCGGCGCAGGTTCTTCCGGATTCAAAGCTGGTCGCCTCTGAGCAACGCGCGGTGCCGGGCGACGGGTCCCGGCTGGTGACCACGCTGACCCGTCACCCCGGCGGCGCGAGCGTGCAGGTGCACGCGCGTATCGACGAGTCGTTCACCTTGGTTTACGACGCAGTGGTGAGCCGCGACGGCGCCGCTTCTGCACTTCCGGCGGCCGTGGCGACCGGATCGGTTGTCGCCGAACTGGGCCCACGAGCGGAGCTCAGGGGAGTCCCGGCCGCATCCGTCGTCGACGAACCCGACGACAGCGCCGAGATCCTGCAGGACAACCTGACGGCGGGCGCCGGTCTCGCGGCGGGTTTCGCGAAGTGGTCGCCGGACACCGGTGAGACCATCGGTCAGCGGCTGGGCGCGATCGTCGGCGGCGCGATGGGTTACGAGCCCGAGGACCTGCCGTGGGAGGTGCCGCTGATCGAGCTCGGACTGGACTCGCTGATGGCCGTCCGGATCAAGAACCGGGTCGAGTACGACTTCGACCTGCCGCCGATCCAGCTGACCGCGGTCCGGGACGCGAACCTGTACGCGGTGGAGAAGCTGATCCAGTATGCGATCGAGCACCGCGACGAGGTCGACGAGCTCGCCGAGTCGCAGAAGGGGCAGACCGCCGAGGAGATCGCCGCCGCGCAGGCGGAGTTGATGGGCGGCGCCACGACGGTCGCCGAGCTTGAGGCCAAGCTGGCCGAGGCCGGGCATCCCATCGCCGCCGAAGCCGCCGAAGCCACCGAAGCCCCCGAAGCCACCGAAGCCACGAAGGCCGAAGCCACGCAGACCGCCGCGGAGGCCATCGCCACGGATGCCGTGGAATCCCAGGTGTCACCGCCGATCCCGCCGCCGCCGACCGATCCGCGCGGCCCGTCCGCGGCAGGACCGTCGCAGTCGACGGTGGCCGCCGCGTCCATGGGCCCACGCGCGGAGCGCAGGGGAGTGCTGACGCAGGAGGCGGTGACCGAGGCGCTCGGCTCCGACGTGCCGCCGCGCGATGCCGCCGAGCGGGTGACGTTCGCGACGTGGGCCATCGTCACGGGTAAGTCGCCGGGCGGCATCTTCAACGAGCTGCCCAAGGTCGACGACGAGACTGCGGTCAAGATCGCCGAACGCCTCACCGAACGTGTCGACGAGGGCACCGTGACCGCCGACGATGTGCGTGCGGCCAAGACAGTCGAGGCGCTGGCCATGACGGTGCGCGACTACCTCGAGGGCGGCAAGGTCGACGGGTTCGTCAGGACCCTGCGAGCTCCCAAGGAGGGATCGAACGAGATCCCGGTGTTCGTCTTCCACGCCGCCGGCGGGTCGACGGTGGTCTACGAGCCGCTGCTGAAGCGGTTGCCGCCGGGCACACCGATGTACGGCATCGAGCGGGTCGAGGGTTCCATCGAGGAGCGTGCACGTGAATATGTGCCCAAGTTGATGGAGATCAACACCTGGGCGAGCGAAGTGACGGGAGAAAAGCGGGTCCGGCCGTTCATCCTGGCGGGCTGGTCGCTGGGCGGCGTGCTGGCCTACGCCTGTGCGATCGGACTCAAGGAGGCGGGCGCCGACGTGCGCTTCGTCGGCCTCATCGACGCGGTGCGCCCCGGGGAGCCGATCCTGCAGACCAAGGAGGAGACCCGCAAGCGCTGGGACCGTTACGCCCGGTTCGCGGAACGCACCTTCAACGTCGAGGTGCCCGAGATCCCCTACGAGGAGCTCGAGGCGCTCGACGACGAGGGCCAGGTGCGCTTCGTCCTGGATGTCGTCTCGCAGGCCGGCGTGCAGATCCCCGGCGGCATCATCGAGCATCAGCGCACGTCGTATCTGGACCAGCGGGCGATCGATCTCGCCGAGATCCAGCCCTACGACGGCCATGTCACGCTGTACATGGCCGACCGCTACCACGACGACGCGATCTACTTCGAACCCGCGTACGCCACCCGCAAACCGGACGGCGGCTGGGGCGAGTTCGTGTCCGACCTGGAGGTCGTGCACATCGGGGGCGAACACATCCAGGCGATCGACGAGCCGTACATTGCCAAGGTCGGCGCACACATGAGTGAGGCGCTAGGACGCATCCAGAGCGAAGCGACAGTGGCAGAAGCCGCCTATGAAGATCAGGAGAAGCAGGCGAAGTGA
- a CDS encoding serine/threonine-protein kinase gives MPLADGQEIAGYTIVRSLGAGGMGEVYLAQHPRLPRYDALKVLSTTVCADSEYRERFNREADIAATLWHQHIVEVHDRGDVDGQLWISMDYVEGTDAHRLLTESYPDGMPPDDVVRIVAAVADALDYAHDRGLLHRDVKPANILLANPGTANERIMLADFGIARRIGDTSNLTGTNMTVGTVAYAAPEQLMGEGIDGRADQYALAATAFQLLTGTPPFQHTNPAVVISQHLTGDPPAIGTRRPELSDLGPAFSKALAKSPHDRYAKCLDFARALAHRTEATISGSGLKWGGPGTGDIPQSEPTMSAQLPAGRSRPRHSQSQTTSRPRWVLPTVAAVIAIVLAAGAYVLFDRGRDRAAEAKAPPTTTSAPVPAPPPGGVALPVVVVGAECGTLGEAGVTETGAPAYCAHLSTTDAAIWSMIPGEISSPTVTPGPNDVELPSESQQPVLVCMEQTGQSHLDCHSDILEVNESATLTPSETASP, from the coding sequence ATGCCGCTCGCCGACGGACAGGAGATCGCCGGGTACACCATCGTGCGATCACTCGGCGCCGGCGGCATGGGCGAGGTGTATCTGGCCCAGCATCCCCGGCTGCCGCGGTATGACGCGCTCAAGGTGCTCTCGACCACCGTCTGTGCGGACAGCGAGTACCGCGAGCGCTTCAACCGGGAGGCCGATATCGCGGCCACCCTGTGGCACCAGCACATCGTCGAGGTGCATGATCGCGGCGATGTCGACGGCCAACTGTGGATTTCGATGGACTACGTCGAGGGCACCGACGCTCACCGCCTGCTCACCGAGAGCTACCCGGACGGCATGCCGCCCGATGACGTCGTCCGCATCGTCGCCGCGGTGGCCGATGCACTCGACTACGCCCACGATCGAGGACTGCTGCACCGCGACGTCAAGCCCGCCAACATCCTGCTGGCCAATCCCGGGACGGCCAATGAGCGAATCATGTTGGCGGACTTCGGGATCGCGCGACGAATTGGCGATACGAGCAACCTGACCGGAACGAACATGACGGTAGGCACCGTCGCCTATGCCGCGCCGGAGCAACTCATGGGCGAAGGCATCGACGGCCGCGCCGACCAGTACGCCCTGGCCGCAACGGCTTTCCAGCTGCTGACGGGAACTCCGCCGTTTCAGCACACCAACCCCGCGGTGGTCATCAGCCAGCACCTGACGGGTGATCCACCCGCGATCGGTACCCGACGGCCGGAGTTGTCCGATCTCGGGCCCGCCTTCAGCAAGGCGCTCGCGAAGTCGCCGCACGATCGGTACGCCAAGTGCCTAGATTTCGCCCGCGCGCTCGCCCACCGGACCGAAGCCACGATCTCCGGTTCGGGTCTGAAATGGGGCGGCCCCGGTACGGGCGATATCCCCCAGTCGGAACCGACGATGTCCGCTCAGCTGCCCGCGGGTAGATCGCGGCCGAGGCACTCGCAGTCGCAGACCACGTCCCGGCCGCGATGGGTCTTACCCACCGTCGCCGCGGTGATCGCGATCGTCCTCGCGGCGGGCGCTTACGTGCTTTTCGATCGCGGGCGGGATCGTGCCGCCGAGGCGAAGGCGCCACCGACCACCACCTCGGCGCCGGTGCCCGCGCCACCGCCAGGGGGCGTCGCGCTACCGGTGGTCGTCGTGGGGGCGGAGTGCGGCACGCTGGGCGAGGCGGGGGTCACCGAGACCGGCGCTCCGGCCTACTGCGCGCATCTGTCGACCACCGACGCCGCGATCTGGTCGATGATTCCCGGTGAAATATCCAGTCCCACAGTCACTCCCGGACCCAACGATGTCGAACTCCCTTCGGAGAGTCAGCAACCGGTGCTCGTCTGCATGGAACAGACCGGGCAGTCCCACCTCGACTGTCACAGCGACATCCTCGAGGTGAACGAGTCCGCGACCCTCACCCCGTCGGAGACCGCGTCGCCGTAG
- a CDS encoding MBL fold metallo-hydrolase, whose protein sequence is MTSDRIRLGDATLTRVIETQVDNLPVEIFPQTPPEAWGEDDEFTPTYWNDSGWRIAMQIWVVEVDGLTVLIDTGAGNDKARPLMPVLDNLQTDFLGELGRAGFEPGDIDVVVNTHLHFDHVGWNTVHAGDGWAPTFFNARYLISEPDYRHFCPDGTAQTATPQSPEEEATQRHVRTVFADSVSPLEGQIELWSGDNQVSRSMWVRPAPGHTPGAAVVWLDAGKPAVFVGDLTHCPMQLKRPNDPCAWDENFDEAAVTRRKVLTEATRRRAAVIPAHYPGHGGATVVARGDAFMVDDWLDFPPI, encoded by the coding sequence GTGACGTCCGACCGCATCCGCCTCGGCGACGCCACACTCACGCGCGTCATCGAGACACAGGTCGACAATCTGCCGGTCGAGATCTTCCCGCAGACGCCACCCGAAGCCTGGGGCGAAGACGACGAATTCACGCCCACCTACTGGAACGACAGCGGCTGGCGAATCGCCATGCAGATCTGGGTCGTCGAGGTGGACGGGCTGACCGTGCTCATCGACACCGGTGCGGGTAACGACAAGGCCCGGCCGCTGATGCCGGTGCTGGATAATCTGCAGACCGACTTCCTGGGCGAACTGGGGCGTGCCGGCTTCGAGCCCGGCGACATCGACGTCGTCGTGAACACCCATCTGCATTTCGATCACGTGGGCTGGAACACCGTGCACGCCGGCGATGGGTGGGCACCGACGTTCTTCAACGCCCGCTACCTGATTTCCGAGCCCGACTACCGGCACTTCTGCCCCGACGGTACGGCGCAGACGGCGACGCCGCAGTCGCCCGAAGAAGAGGCTACGCAGCGACACGTCCGAACGGTGTTCGCGGACAGCGTGTCTCCGCTGGAGGGTCAGATCGAATTGTGGTCCGGCGACAACCAGGTCAGTAGGTCGATGTGGGTGCGGCCCGCGCCCGGTCACACGCCGGGCGCGGCGGTGGTGTGGTTGGACGCGGGGAAGCCGGCGGTCTTCGTCGGCGACCTGACGCACTGCCCGATGCAACTGAAGCGCCCCAACGATCCGTGCGCCTGGGACGAGAACTTCGACGAGGCCGCGGTGACGCGCAGGAAGGTACTCACCGAGGCGACCCGACGCCGCGCCGCAGTGATTCCCGCGCACTATCCGGGCCACGGCGGTGCGACCGTCGTCGCACGCGGTGACGCGTTCATGGTCGACGACTGGCTGGATTTCCCCCCGATCTGA
- a CDS encoding DUF4331 family protein, whose amino-acid sequence MSNHFTGLSLGPPLGDQRLDLCDLYAFASPADAARTVLILNANPNADALHPDAIYRLAIDNDGDLQNDIAFSFVFSAPTDGRQTVDVFLAHGDEAESPEAVGEKIFSGVEVSFGKTPDIHTSGGFTFFAGARSDAFFFDFDGIKNLFDISGKRNFTSPHLADLGGKSPWTGQDSNTEANVFSMVLEMPTEYLGAKSDIRIWGRCSLRQDGKLNHVDRAGHPSVSSFFNTDDTKLEYNASEPVRDRERWIEQFIHLMGHTGDYTREEAIAAIDREGTLPDMLTYDTAKPAKYPNGRVFTDDVIDYRLAFLTKGECPPSGLSPHTDTLTEFPYLGTPH is encoded by the coding sequence GTGTCCAACCACTTCACCGGGCTGAGCCTGGGACCGCCGCTCGGGGATCAACGGCTAGATCTGTGCGATCTCTACGCCTTCGCTTCGCCGGCCGATGCCGCGCGTACCGTCCTGATTCTCAACGCGAATCCGAACGCCGACGCTTTGCACCCGGACGCCATCTACCGGCTCGCCATCGACAACGACGGTGACCTGCAGAACGACATCGCGTTCAGCTTCGTCTTCTCCGCGCCGACCGACGGTCGGCAGACCGTCGACGTGTTTCTCGCGCACGGTGACGAAGCGGAGTCGCCGGAAGCGGTGGGCGAGAAGATCTTCAGCGGTGTCGAGGTGTCGTTCGGCAAGACGCCCGATATCCACACCTCGGGTGGGTTCACGTTCTTCGCGGGTGCACGCAGCGATGCGTTCTTCTTCGACTTCGACGGCATCAAGAACCTGTTCGACATTTCGGGTAAGCGCAACTTCACGTCACCGCATCTCGCCGACCTCGGCGGCAAGTCGCCGTGGACGGGTCAGGATTCCAACACCGAAGCCAATGTGTTCTCCATGGTGCTGGAAATGCCCACCGAATACCTCGGGGCGAAATCGGACATCCGCATCTGGGGCCGCTGCAGCCTTCGGCAGGACGGCAAGCTCAACCACGTGGACCGCGCAGGCCACCCCTCGGTCAGCAGTTTCTTCAACACCGACGACACCAAACTGGAGTACAACGCCAGTGAACCGGTGCGTGACCGCGAACGGTGGATCGAGCAGTTCATCCACCTGATGGGCCACACGGGCGACTACACCCGCGAGGAGGCCATCGCAGCGATCGACCGCGAGGGCACGCTGCCCGACATGCTGACGTACGACACGGCCAAACCCGCCAAGTACCCGAACGGCAGGGTGTTCACCGATGACGTCATCGATTACCGGCTGGCCTTTCTGACCAAGGGTGAATGCCCGCCGTCGGGACTGAGTCCGCACACCGACACCCTCACCGAGTTCCCCTACCTCGGCACACCGCACTGA
- a CDS encoding acyl-CoA carboxylase subunit beta: protein MTNKTTAELLAELHEKLELAKEPGGEKAIAKRERKGIPSARARIHSLVDPGSFLEIGALCKTPGDPEALYGDGVVTGHATINGRPVGVFSHDQTVFQGSVGEMFGRKVAKLMEWVAMVGCPIIGINDSAGARIQDAVTSLAWYAELGRRHEMLRGLVPEISLIFGACAGGAVYSPIQTDLVVAVRDQGYMFITGPDVIKDVTGEDVTLDELGGADNQARYGNIHQVVESEEAAFQYVRDYLSFLPANTFDDPPIVNPGMEPELTPHDYELDAIVPDADNQAYDMMEILLRIFDDGDVFEVGAQRGQAMITAFARVDGRPVGVIANQPMYLSGSIDTEASDKATAFIRFCDSYNTPLVFVVDTPGALPGVEQEKGGIIKRGGRFFNALVEADVPKMTVIIRKAYGGGYAVMGSKQLAADLNFAWPTARIAVIGAEGAAQLLVKRFPDPTAPEVQKIRADFIEGYNLNMATPWIAAERGYIDAVIQPHETRLLLRKSLRLLRDKQKWDRVQRKHGLTPI from the coding sequence GTGACCAACAAGACCACCGCGGAACTGCTCGCCGAACTCCACGAGAAGCTGGAGTTGGCGAAGGAACCCGGTGGCGAAAAGGCCATCGCCAAGCGCGAACGCAAGGGCATCCCGAGTGCTCGCGCGCGCATCCACTCGCTCGTCGACCCCGGCAGCTTCCTCGAGATCGGCGCGCTGTGCAAGACGCCGGGCGATCCGGAGGCGCTCTACGGTGACGGGGTGGTCACCGGCCACGCCACCATCAACGGCAGGCCGGTCGGCGTGTTCAGCCACGACCAGACGGTGTTCCAGGGTTCGGTCGGCGAGATGTTCGGGCGCAAGGTCGCCAAGCTGATGGAGTGGGTGGCGATGGTCGGCTGCCCGATCATCGGTATCAACGACTCGGCGGGTGCGCGCATCCAGGACGCGGTGACGTCGCTTGCGTGGTACGCCGAACTCGGCCGCAGGCACGAGATGCTGCGCGGTCTGGTGCCCGAGATCTCGCTGATCTTCGGCGCGTGCGCGGGCGGTGCGGTGTACTCGCCGATTCAGACCGATCTCGTGGTCGCGGTGCGCGATCAGGGCTACATGTTCATCACCGGTCCGGATGTGATCAAGGACGTCACCGGGGAGGACGTCACGCTCGACGAACTCGGCGGCGCCGACAACCAGGCCCGCTACGGCAACATCCATCAGGTGGTGGAGTCGGAGGAGGCGGCGTTCCAGTACGTCCGCGACTATCTGAGCTTCTTGCCCGCCAACACATTTGACGATCCGCCGATCGTCAACCCGGGTATGGAACCTGAACTGACACCGCACGACTACGAGCTCGACGCGATCGTGCCGGATGCCGACAACCAGGCCTACGACATGATGGAGATCCTGCTGCGGATCTTCGACGACGGCGACGTCTTCGAGGTCGGTGCGCAACGCGGTCAGGCGATGATCACGGCGTTCGCACGTGTCGACGGCCGTCCGGTCGGCGTCATCGCCAACCAGCCCATGTACCTGTCGGGTTCGATCGACACCGAAGCCTCGGACAAGGCGACGGCCTTCATCCGGTTCTGTGACTCCTACAACACGCCTTTGGTTTTCGTGGTCGACACCCCCGGGGCACTGCCGGGTGTCGAGCAGGAGAAGGGCGGCATCATCAAGCGTGGCGGCCGGTTCTTCAACGCATTGGTGGAGGCCGACGTACCGAAGATGACGGTCATCATCCGCAAGGCGTACGGCGGTGGGTACGCGGTGATGGGGTCCAAGCAGCTGGCCGCGGACCTCAACTTCGCGTGGCCGACGGCGCGCATCGCGGTGATCGGCGCCGAGGGTGCCGCACAGTTGTTGGTGAAGCGTTTCCCGGATCCCACGGCGCCGGAGGTGCAGAAGATCCGCGCCGACTTCATCGAGGGTTACAACCTCAACATGGCCACACCGTGGATCGCCGCCGAGCGCGGGTACATCGACGCGGTCATCCAGCCGCACGAAACCCGGCTGCTGCTCCGCAAGTCGCTGCGGTTACTGCGTGACAAGCAGAAGTGGGATCGGGTGCAGCGAAAGCATGGTCTGACTCCGATCTGA